The Drosophila simulans strain w501 chromosome 3R, Prin_Dsim_3.1, whole genome shotgun sequence genome contains the following window.
GCTGTTAATTAAGTCGCAGGCCTGGGACAATTTCATGGCACTCAAGTTTCCCACAGTCAAGCGATACGGCGGCGAAGGAGCCGAGTCCATGCTGGCCTTCTTCTGGCAACTGCTCCGTGACAGTGTCCAAGGTGAGTTTCCCACGCAGTGGATCACTCCGTTGAACATCGATTTGTCAGAACAATATTCTTGCAGTACATTGAAATAAACTTCTGCCATTAAGTCCATTTTATTCCGAATTTCAAAGTTTCATCCCATATTTATGACATGATTTATACGAGCTCGTGCGTGTGGACCGCTCCTTAAACGCGATTAGCGAAACGCGGAATCGCGCACCCATTTCAAGGCGCCAAACTTTGTCTCGTGACAGTCCGCAGAGATGGTGAATCTGCTCCTCGGAATTCGAGCTAGCCCACCTGAACTCTAGCCAGCATTCCAAACTTCCTTCCCACAGGCAGGCTCACATATCATCGCACGCTTACTTAACCCTAATCTGCTttcccaaaacttttccctCTCGCATGAAACCCCGAAAAACAACGGAAACGACGACAAcgataaaaaaattatacaatggAATGACAGCGAACATCGAGCACGTGGTCCTGGCGATGCCCCATCGAGGAAGGACTCCGCTGCAGGCGGCGCTCCTCAACATGCGGCCGGCGAAAGTTTTCCGCAAACTCAGCGGCGCATCCGAGTTTTCCGAAGACATCGAGGCCATGTCCGACGTCATAAGTCATTTCCGTAAGTGAAACTTTGCCGGGGCGTTCGTTGGGCTTACAGGTATGGCAGGGTATTCTGGAATATTCGTTTATTACATGGGCAAGAAGGATCTGAACTTAAACAGACCATAAAATAGTAACAGAAGGAAAAATGTAACATATAACTTATTTATAGTAAATTATTTATCCAAAAGTATTTTGTACTAGGTGCGAatattatttcgattttaataTCCTGGGTATTTCATAGTCTTCATTTGAACTGAAATCGCTTCATCCCATCCTTTTCGTGCGCGCCAAGCAGTCTTAGTCTTGCTGGCCTAAgcacacacggcgtatgcttaatttaataaaacctGAACCGAATCGCACACAGATGTTTCCGAGCAGCTGGAAATACTGGGCAAGAAGCTGAGCTTCAGCATGGTGCGGAATCCCTCCCATCTGGAGGTAAGCCGACACACGTCAAACTTTGAAATTTGATTCCTGATTTAAGCATCGTGTTCCTCCTTAATCCCCCTTCTAGGCGGCCAACCCTGTGGCCATGGGAAAAACGCGATCGAAACAGCAAGCCAGAGGCGAGGGAGCCTTCGGGAATGGTAGTCAGCCCTTTGGAGAGCACGTGCTCAACGTAATCCTTCATGGAGATGCTGCGTTCGCCGGCCAGGGAATCAACCAGGAGTGCCTCAACATGGCCTATGTGCCCCACTTTGAGGTGGGCGGAAGTCTGCACTTGATTGTGAACAACCAGGTGGGATTCACCACGCCCGGAGATCGAGGACGATCCACTGCCTACACCTCCGATTTGGCCAAGTCTATTCAGGCTCCTGTGTTCCACGTAAACGGCGATGATCCCGAGGCTTTGGCCAGGATTACAAGCTTGGCCTTTAGGTACCAGAGGGAGTTCCGCAAGGACATCTTTATCGATCTGAACTGCTTCAGAAGATGGGGTCACAACGAGCTGGATGACCCCACCTTCACCAATCCCTTGGTCTACAAGATTGTCCACCAGCGGGAATCGGTTCCGGACTCGTATGCCCAGCAGTTGGCCAAGGAGCAGGTTCTCTCGGAGTCGAAGGCCAAGGAAATGAGGGATGGGTACATGAAATATCTGGGTGAGGAACTAGCCTTGGCTCCTACCTACCAGCCACCACCTTCCTACTTCGAAAAGCAGTGGAAGGACCTTCAGTTGGCTCCCTCCAAGGAGCTAACCTATTGGGACACTGGCTTGGATTACTCGCTGCTTCATTACATTGGTCAGCATAGTGTGACTTTCCCAGAAGACTTTGTAAGTTAGCTCAGatatgtgtatacatatattctaaAGGTTCTTTCTTGGGTAACAGAACATCCATCCCCACCTGCTGAAAACGCATGTCAATGCTCGACTGAAAAAACTGGAGAACGGAGTTAAGATCGACTGGTCCACAGCCGAAGCCTTGGCCATTGGCAGCCTGATGTACCAGGGACACAATGTGAGGATCAGTGGCGAGGACGTGGGCCGTGGAACCTTCTCCCATCGCCATGCCATGCTGGTGGATCAGCAGACCAACGAGATGTTCATTCCCTTGAACAGCATGGAGGGCGGAAACGGTGGAAAACTGGAGCTGGCTCACAGTATTCTGTCGGAGGAGGCGGTGCTGGGATTCGAGTACGGCATGGCCATTGACAACCCCAACAACCTGATTATCTGGGAAGCGCAGTTTGGGGACTTTGCCAATGGAGCACAAATTATAATCGACACCTTCATCGTCTCGGGAGAAAGTGAGTTGGAAATTGCTTTTTTCTTCGTACtgattttaaagaatttcTTAACCAGCCAAGTGGATGGAGTCCAACGCCCTTGTAATGCTACTGCCCCACGGATACGACGGCGCTGCATCGGAGCACAGTTCCTGTCGCATCGAGCGCTTCCTGCAGCTCTGCGACTCCAAGGAAACATCCGCCGATGGCGATTCCGTCAACGTGCACATCGTGAACCCCACCACGCCCGCCCAATACTATCACGTGCTGCGTCGCCAACTGGCAAGGAACTTCCGCAAGCCCCTCGTGGTGGTGGCCCCCAAAACGCTGCTCCGTCTTCCTGCGGCCACATCCACGCACGAGGACTTCCAGCCGGGCACGCTCTTCCACAATGTCCTGGGTGAGTAATGGCCTCTGTTTATCTTCACGGACTCGAGGGATAGCTGGTGGGGTCACGGCATGACTAGGGTACTGTGTCTCTGTCCCTAGGCAAATATGTAGAAAACTGCTTTAGttaaatctattaaaaatacacctCCTTGGCCAAAATAGTTATTAGCCACATACATAAAGGCAAACTAGCAATATAAACTTTTCAGCAACAGAAATGAGATTTCCAAAGCACATAATTGACTTTTAATGCCacatatatctttttatatgcTGCCCTGCTACTATGAATTGTAAAATGATGTTCACGTAAATTCAGGTTTATTATTCGACGATATTAATCTGCATTTTCCTCTTTACTTTCCCCTGCTCTTACCCACTTCCAACGATAGGAGACACCACCGCGAAGCCTGAGCAGGTGCGCAAGGTCATCCTGTGCAGTGGAAAGCACTACTACACTCTCGCCGAGGAGCGGGAGAAGCGGCAGGCCTACGACACGGCCATTCTGCGTCTGGAGTCCCTGTGTCCTTTCCCCATCCAGGAGCTGCAGGCCCAGCTGGCCCAGTACGGCAACGTGCAATGTGAGTCCATCGTAAACTTCGGCCACAAAGTTGACCGGACCTGTACTTGCTATCGTTTTTATACACGCAAAAATATAGCTAATAtctttctttatatatatattgtataactatatatattttctctcCGTGCAGCTTTTGTTTGGAGCCAGGAGGAGCATCGCAACATGGGCGCCTGGACGTTTGTGCGGCCacgttttgaaaatttaattggcCAACAGGTAAAAAGTCGGCCTGCCACCGGCGGCCTCGGAAAAAGATCTAGACACTTTTCACTACCCACCGATTTTCCCCGCTTTCCACAGCTCCACTACTGCGGTCGCTGCGAGGCACCCACCCCCGCCACCGGAATCGGAAAGGTGCATAAACGGGAAGTCGATGAGATTGTTGCTGCCCCATTCGAACTTTAGGGCGAACCCGCCTCCTCAGCCTGTGCATATATCACAAAGTACTTTAGCCCAATAAAActgccaaaaatatatgtgtaaaaATATGTGCAGAAAACAAGACTTTTGAAAAGGTTGATCGTTGGAATACCCTCAAATTTAATCACttacaaaatgtttgaaaacttgaatgggtttttagtggatttaaatttttttaaatttattttgttattactCGGTGTACGAAGTGAAagaaatatttctaaatttacGAGCAGTGATAACAGTCAAGATTTAAGTATTGCATGCAAACATTTTCAGCAAAATTCTTTACAAGCGCCCTtaaagtgccataaaaaaaagaaactaaaacgAACCGAAGTGGGAAAATGCTTCCCGCTCCGCACAAAATTCATCGTATGGAAAAGCCGTCCGAAGAGGGGAAACTTTaagcgaaaagtttttaattgtttgtttctGAACCAGCCTGGTCCGGCAATTGTGAACGTAACTTGTTGTACCAAGTGAGaccaataaaaatcataatgCCCCAAAAAGGTAACCTAccgtaaatatttattatatgtttatgaaacattttacagactttcattttgaattgttTAAGCAGCGCAGTGACCTAACTTATAGAAGAAGTACAGAAAGTATTCGTGGGTCAGGTCAGGCGGTTTACTAGATAGCTGAATTAGCTGGATTAGTTAAGGCCTACgagaatatacatacatggaGATAGACAGTGAGGCGAGGCGAAGAATGGAGTGCTTCGGTGGTGGGTTGTGACTTGTGAGGAGTACTACATATAAGGCGTTACCAAGGACCAGCGGATCGGTGAGAGAAGGTTGTCGGAAGAGAAGCAACTAACTGCAAAAGCTATCAAAGTGGCCAAAGTCTCATCATCACGCTTAAACTCTAGACGGCAGGACTCATATGACCTGTCTGCCGTAGACTTGCTCAAGAATGGTATAAAAGTCGGTGGACGTCTTATATGTGAAGTGCAGAAGTCACATCCAGAAGACCATGGCCACGcacaccatcaccaccacaaAGGCGGCCTCccggcaatttgcattgtccCACCCGCACTCCAGATCGAATTTGAGGGCCTATCGAGGGATAGCGATTAGCGACATATTCCTTGGCAGTATTCCATAGGATACCCACCTCCATCAGCTGCTGCCCTCCTTTGTTCTCACAGCGCGTCTCCCTCAGGTCATCATCGTGTTCGTCGCAGTTGTGGCGTCCGTACACCTGGCAAGGTGAGTTCATGAAGGTGCGGAAGACGGTATCGGTCCAGGTTTGGGAGGAGCAGATGTACTGGCGCCTCTTGCGCTGCCAAAACTCCACCCACCTATACAAACAAATTGTGATAATCAATACAATATCGTACTATTGGAACACCATTGCCTTACCCCAGGTCGCAATCGCAGTTAAGATCGGTGTGAGACATCTTCAAGTCCGTGAGGAACACACTATTCGGCAGATAGGGAACAGCTCCTGTGTTTGGATTGGGAATCTTCTTCAGGTTCCTGTTGTGGTAGCGAATGTCCAGCGAAATGTTCCGAACTCGGCCCATGTACTTAAAGAAGTTTGGAGGCAAGGCTTGCAGCGAGGTATTGAATAATTGCATGTAGAGGTATGGAGAACGCATTCCCTGgaacaaattaaatgtataatttatagtttatatagACATCGAGTTGAAGGAACTACTCACTCTTAAAATGCGTTCATTTAGGTTGGTGAACTGGGGACCACTGAAGGTGATGTTGGTCAGCTTGGAGGGCAAATGGCCCTCCATTTCGCGCTGCAAGTCGGTGGGATTGCCTAGCTGAAGAGTCTGCATCTCCTGGGTGGGTCCAGATCCCTTCTTAACAATCCGGGTGAAGGGCTGTGGGGCCTCGATCCACAACTGCCGGATATTATAATGGTGGCGCAGCAGATGTGGAATATTGAAGTGCTCCAAGTGGGAATAGGCAGTGAGCTTAAGCGATCGCAAGTGAGGCAACGAGTCCAGACAGCCATACTCGAAGTAGTGCAGCCGGAAATTCGATATATCCAGCATCTCAAGATCCTCGTTTACGCCATCGAAACTGTTGTTGTTCAGCGACGTTATGGGATTTCCAGATAGCATCAGGCGTCTGTTGAGAATTGCGAATACTGATTAGATAGACCATTTATCAAGTTAAATTAACTCACCTCAAGTGGGGCAGAGCTTGGGTCATCAGTGGCACATTGGTCAAGTCGTTGTTGGAGAGGTCCAGCATGCGCAGATTACTCATATTGTGGGCTAGTTCCTGCGGAATCGAGGGCAGTTCATTGTAACCCAAGCGGAACTCCCGCAGATACTTCAGTCGAATCTCGGGCACTGTGCTCAGAGAAACGTTCTCCAGGCCCAGTTTGATCAGCGAGTTCTCCAAGCCCATAAACGACTTATCCATCACCTTCAGATCCCGATTGTGGGATAGGTCCAGAACTGCCAGTTTTGGCATGGTGGCGAACACTGCATCATCGATTCGCAGCAGATAGTTGTATGAGATGTCCAGGTAGCGCAGTGACTATAGTCGGTATTAggatttcattttatatttttaaagttagtGTTTCACCAATTCACTTACTCTAAACTTGTTGGACAAATCCATGCTGTGAATGGTGGAGATGAAGTTGTTGGACAGGTGCAGTTCACAAAGCGTCAGCGCAGCCAAACTGGACAGCGATGAGGAGGGGATCTTCAACATCATGTTGTGCGACACATCCAATCTTTAAGAGTCACGAATACATCATGTCCATAAATTGACTATATAGTTATTTACTCACTTTTCCATGCCTCCGTTGTAGAAGAGATTGTCGGGCAGGCCCCTCAGGTGATTGTGCGAGAAGTCAACGATGCGCAGGCCCTGGACGGGTTTGAATATATCCTGGGGAATGTCACTGAGGTAATTGTGGCCAAAGAAGACCAGCTGGAGCTGCTTGGTGTTCTTGAAGGCATCAAAGTCCAGTTCGTGGATCCAATTGTAGCTGAGGTCCAGCCATTGCAAGTGGGGCATGTTGCCGAAGACATCACGAGTCGTGTTCTAAAGGGGCAAAGGGTATGAAAGGCTGGTAACAAAGTCATAGAATTGGATTTACCATCAGCGAGTTGTAGCCCAGATGCAAGTGTGTCAGCGAAATTTCAGCAGGCCGGAAGTATCCAGGATG
Protein-coding sequences here:
- the LOC6730311 gene encoding probable 2-oxoglutarate dehydrogenase E1 component DHKTD1 homolog, mitochondrial isoform X3; protein product: MRAQHPKTAADSETFTLAEDVRASRNSQANVYRFVEAFRQHGHKLAAVNPISIRTSQQELQELSPAFYGLQTQEPVRTDGLLSGPQVAHNVAQLEQLLKDIYCGRSTSAEFSYVEDIKEREWLARNFETLDQQQLGNSERCEIAELLIKSQAWDNFMALKFPTVKRYGGEGAESMLAFFWQLLRDSVQANIEHVVLAMPHRGRTPLQAALLNMRPAKVFRKLSGASEFSEDIEAMSDVISHFHVSEQLEILGKKLSFSMVRNPSHLEAANPVAMGKTRSKQQARGEGAFGNGSQPFGEHVLNVILHGDAAFAGQGINQECLNMAYVPHFEVGGSLHLIVNNQVGFTTPGDRGRSTAYTSDLAKSIQAPVFHVNGDDPEALARITSLAFRYQREFRKDIFIDLNCFRRWGHNELDDPTFTNPLVYKIVHQRESVPDSYAQQLAKEQVLSESKAKEMRDGYMKYLGEELALAPTYQPPPSYFEKQWKDLQLAPSKELTYWDTGLDYSLLHYIGQHSVTFPEDFNIHPHLLKTHVNARLKKLENGVKIDWSTAEALAIGSLMYQGHNVRISGEDVGRGTFSHRHAMLVDQQTNEMFIPLNSMEGGNGGKLELAHSILSEEAVLGFEYGMAIDNPNNLIIWEAQFGDFANGAQIIIDTFIVSGETKWMESNALVMLLPHGYDGAASEHSSCRIERFLQLCDSKETSADGDSVNVHIVNPTTPAQYYHVLRRQLARNFRKPLVVVAPKTLLRLPAATSTHEDFQPGTLFHNVLGDTTAKPEQVRKVILCSGKHYYTLAEEREKRQAYDTAILRLESLCPFPIQELQAQLAQYGNVQSFVWSQEEHRNMGAWTFVRPRFENLIGQQLHYCGRCEAPTPATGIGKVHKREVDEIVAAPFEL
- the LOC6730311 gene encoding probable 2-oxoglutarate dehydrogenase E1 component DHKTD1 homolog, mitochondrial isoform X1 encodes the protein MLRYLALSEAGIAKLPRPLSRCYHSEKGVWGYKPIAQREFQVAEDVRASRNSQANVYRFVEAFRQHGHKLAAVNPISIRTSQQELQELSPAFYGLQTQEPVRTDGLLSGPQVAHNVAQLEQLLKDIYCGRSTSAEFSYVEDIKEREWLARNFETLDQQQLGNSERCEIAELLIKSQAWDNFMALKFPTVKRYGGEGAESMLAFFWQLLRDSVQANIEHVVLAMPHRGRTPLQAALLNMRPAKVFRKLSGASEFSEDIEAMSDVISHFHVSEQLEILGKKLSFSMVRNPSHLEAANPVAMGKTRSKQQARGEGAFGNGSQPFGEHVLNVILHGDAAFAGQGINQECLNMAYVPHFEVGGSLHLIVNNQVGFTTPGDRGRSTAYTSDLAKSIQAPVFHVNGDDPEALARITSLAFRYQREFRKDIFIDLNCFRRWGHNELDDPTFTNPLVYKIVHQRESVPDSYAQQLAKEQVLSESKAKEMRDGYMKYLGEELALAPTYQPPPSYFEKQWKDLQLAPSKELTYWDTGLDYSLLHYIGQHSVTFPEDFNIHPHLLKTHVNARLKKLENGVKIDWSTAEALAIGSLMYQGHNVRISGEDVGRGTFSHRHAMLVDQQTNEMFIPLNSMEGGNGGKLELAHSILSEEAVLGFEYGMAIDNPNNLIIWEAQFGDFANGAQIIIDTFIVSGETKWMESNALVMLLPHGYDGAASEHSSCRIERFLQLCDSKETSADGDSVNVHIVNPTTPAQYYHVLRRQLARNFRKPLVVVAPKTLLRLPAATSTHEDFQPGTLFHNVLGDTTAKPEQVRKVILCSGKHYYTLAEEREKRQAYDTAILRLESLCPFPIQELQAQLAQYGNVQSFVWSQEEHRNMGAWTFVRPRFENLIGQQLHYCGRCEAPTPATGIGKVHKREVDEIVAAPFEL
- the LOC6730311 gene encoding probable 2-oxoglutarate dehydrogenase E1 component DHKTD1 homolog, mitochondrial isoform X2, which codes for MAKIALAEDVRASRNSQANVYRFVEAFRQHGHKLAAVNPISIRTSQQELQELSPAFYGLQTQEPVRTDGLLSGPQVAHNVAQLEQLLKDIYCGRSTSAEFSYVEDIKEREWLARNFETLDQQQLGNSERCEIAELLIKSQAWDNFMALKFPTVKRYGGEGAESMLAFFWQLLRDSVQANIEHVVLAMPHRGRTPLQAALLNMRPAKVFRKLSGASEFSEDIEAMSDVISHFHVSEQLEILGKKLSFSMVRNPSHLEAANPVAMGKTRSKQQARGEGAFGNGSQPFGEHVLNVILHGDAAFAGQGINQECLNMAYVPHFEVGGSLHLIVNNQVGFTTPGDRGRSTAYTSDLAKSIQAPVFHVNGDDPEALARITSLAFRYQREFRKDIFIDLNCFRRWGHNELDDPTFTNPLVYKIVHQRESVPDSYAQQLAKEQVLSESKAKEMRDGYMKYLGEELALAPTYQPPPSYFEKQWKDLQLAPSKELTYWDTGLDYSLLHYIGQHSVTFPEDFNIHPHLLKTHVNARLKKLENGVKIDWSTAEALAIGSLMYQGHNVRISGEDVGRGTFSHRHAMLVDQQTNEMFIPLNSMEGGNGGKLELAHSILSEEAVLGFEYGMAIDNPNNLIIWEAQFGDFANGAQIIIDTFIVSGETKWMESNALVMLLPHGYDGAASEHSSCRIERFLQLCDSKETSADGDSVNVHIVNPTTPAQYYHVLRRQLARNFRKPLVVVAPKTLLRLPAATSTHEDFQPGTLFHNVLGDTTAKPEQVRKVILCSGKHYYTLAEEREKRQAYDTAILRLESLCPFPIQELQAQLAQYGNVQSFVWSQEEHRNMGAWTFVRPRFENLIGQQLHYCGRCEAPTPATGIGKVHKREVDEIVAAPFEL